From the genome of Malus sylvestris chromosome 13, drMalSylv7.2, whole genome shotgun sequence:
caaacacatctagtgggtcaccacggtcgacatgatctatttctgcttccttatctcgaatttgaagcttcatgttatagtagcaataaactaatttttccaacctactatgagccaacctatttctttgctttgtgtgtatgagtgcaaatgtgctccaatttctttcacaagcagatgaggaagctgtttgtgataatactttgattgctaactttctcacagttggtgcattggtcccatacatgatccaccattcagctacaatgaaaaacaatgttgataagcctaataactccaacaaattctattataaacttatagtgaaatatgtttacactcactaggagacatttttgttcgagcagcaaccgATGTTGGTTCTTCAAAAGtttttcttgcatctttaaaccatgttagcttaatttaataaatcgtgttagtttaatccaacaatgtaattattataatttaaggaattgtgtacctcatttccaaattggccaacttctggtgatgcagggtccaatttaataaatcgtgttagtttaatccaacaatgtaattattataatttaagtaattgtgtacctcatttccaaattggccaacttctggtgatgcagggtccaatttagagtatacattatgtacaacacgtataagggcaccatcatctccaacaccgggtctgtattggtatcgaggattcaaataatatgctgttcaaagaaaccCATACGCTAATAAGAGAAaaaatacttatgcaactaaagaaatgaattgcaaattatgacataatttatacctgctgcatgcaaatcgtggtataatgttttataccatcagtcatcaattatctttatgacccaccttgcactaggttttctttccaattcctccttcaccacacgcatcaactcatatattgcccccatagtaggatacacttctgtgtcaacaatccgtaaaactttgtaaagaggttcaaacacttgacaCACATATTCtaattgagtccaaaaagcatgatcaagcactatactttccaccatacgacctgcatttgagcggctcaaattgtggttggcccaatcttcactagtgaataattgcttcaaccctgctttcttcttaagtaggctgtctaatgcaatatagttggtggcgaatcgagtggtagctggacgaataatttctcctttgcaaaattcacgcatctttgccaacaaccaaccgtggttgtaaatataatttgtgatcgttctagctctttttacaACATTAGcaatattctctctcttccccattgcctcaaacatgagatcaatacaatgtgttgcagatgatgtccaaaacacattatgatgcttcattaacttttttccagctttgacaaatgcagaaccgttgtcggtcacgacttggacaacattatgctctcccacctccatgattacatccctcaataacttgtaaatatacttgtagttctttatatggtctgaagcatcaacggactttaaaaaaattgtctttcccttggagtataccatgaagtttatgatagacaatctggttgggccagtccatccgtcacacatgattgtgcaaccattagtttcccactttgacctcaacttgttaacatactcacCAATGTCTTTATGCTCcatttccaaatatttgtttcttacctcaaagggagtgggaggttgtactccaacaccggcctgttgacatcctaataccatatttttgaaatgatgtgatgatgccttctcagcagagacattttcatagataaagaacttgctaattagacgccccattccctccttcacattacctcccttGAAGTAActtcaaacactcttttgacgtgctttggatgagttatataaacttggggctattggtggtgttggttgtgattctctaagactgcctccccgtctcatttgtgcactaccacttgtcccggaaccttgtcctctattaggaattttatgaaggtgttatCTTTCCAATGCTGAcggtttggaggcacgtaatgttTGTTTGA
Proteins encoded in this window:
- the LOC126595064 gene encoding uncharacterized protein LOC126595064; amino-acid sequence: MGRLISKFFIYENVSAEKASSHHFKNMVLGCQQAGVGVQPPTPFEVRNKYLEMEHKDIGEYVNKLRSKWETNGCTIMCDGWTGPTRLSIINFMVYSKGKTIFLKSVDASDHIKNYKYIYKLLRDVIMEVGEHNVVQVVTDNGSAFVKAGKKLMKHHNVFWTSSATHCIDLMFEAMGKRENIANVVKRARTITNYIYNHGWLLAKMREFCKGEIIRPATTRFATNYIALDSLLKKKAGLKQLFTSEDWANHNLSRSNAGRMVESIVLDHAFWTQLEYVCQVFEPLYKVLRIVDTEVYPTMGAIYELMRVVKEELERKPSARWVIKIIDD